The window CCtgttgtcatttgcaaatttgtgtGTCCCCCCAACTCATATTTGTGTCTCTTGTACATTGTCCTTAGAGTTCACTCGCATCAGTAATGGATCATGCACAGAGCTGTGTAGTGAGTTTATTGTGTTTACTGTGGTGCTGTGGTTGAACGGAGTTTTATAAGAGTTATAGTGGTTCATATGCTCGTGCTCTATAGCGGGTATGGTCAGGTGACTCTCCACAGCAGTACTTCCTGCGATGTCATCACCTACATTGATGATCTCGATGGTCCTGGTGGGAGCATGGTGATTCTGGTGGTGATGCTGTTTACGCATTTTGTAAAAAATGATTAACATCACTGCCGCCATCAGTGTGATGGCTACAAAGCAACCAATAATAATCTTTGTAGTTTTCATCACCTCATCCAGGCCGGGCATGAGATTCCCTCCTGCATCAGTAATAGCAATAGTGACTGTTTTTTCCGTTGACTTTGCACTGCGAGGAGTCAAGGAGGTTGTCACAAACGTAGTATCCCAGTCACTGAAAGGTGTGGGTCTAAATTTGTCATCTGTCGTGTGTACCTGTACAGATGGTTCCATAGTTTCCACGGTGACAGTTGTAAAATAAGTGAAGGTGCTGTTTTCTGTAGCAGTCACATTTAGTGTAGCTGAAGCTGTCGTGTTCCCTGCAGAATTACTCACCAAACATGTGTACAACCCTGTATCCTGGGCAGTAACATTTGTAAAATTTAACGTGCCATCATTGAGCACAGAAATCCGAACTTTGTAAGCTCCGTGAGTCATTATTGTGCCATTTGGAGTAATCCAGCTCACTGAGGTCATGGAGGTTGATGCTCGACATTTTAATTCCGCAGCCATTCCCTCTGTCAGATTGAGGTCAGTGGGAGCCTCAACTATAACTGGAGCATAACAGTTGAATTTGTTCTGGTCCAGTTCCCCGATATAATTCCCTTTTAAACTTGGGGGTGCATGGCAACGGGCGCAGCATGTTGTGTTGGATGGCACAATCTCCTTCAGCCACCAGCTCAGCCACAAAATGTCAC is drawn from Hemiscyllium ocellatum isolate sHemOce1 chromosome 18, sHemOce1.pat.X.cur, whole genome shotgun sequence and contains these coding sequences:
- the lrrc4ca gene encoding leucine rich repeat containing 4C, genome duplicate a, which encodes MLNKMTLHPQQMMIGPKFNRAILDPLFVLLLALQLLVVAGLVRAQTCPSVCSCSNQFSKVICTRRNLREVPDSISINTRYLNLQENGIQVIKADSFKHLRHLEILQLSKNHIRQIEVGAFNGLTNLNTLELFDNRLSTIPSGAFEYLSKLKELWLRNNPIESIPSYAFNRVPSLRRLDLGELKRLEYISDRAFEGLSNLRYLNLGMCNLREIPNLTPLTKLEELELSGNRLSLIRPGSFQGLTNLQKLWMMHAQIQVIERNAFDDLQSLIELNLAHNNLTLLPHDLFTPLHHLERVHLHHNPWNCNCDILWLSWWLKEIVPSNTTCCARCHAPPSLKGNYIGELDQNKFNCYAPVIVEAPTDLNLTEGMAAELKCRASTSMTSVSWITPNGTIMTHGAYKVRISVLNDGTLNFTNVTAQDTGLYTCLVSNSAGNTTASATLNVTATENSTFTYFTTVTVETMEPSVQVHTTDDKFRPTPFSDWDTTFVTTSLTPRSAKSTEKTVTIAITDAGGNLMPGLDEVMKTTKIIIGCFVAITLMAAVMLIIFYKMRKQHHHQNHHAPTRTIEIINVGDDIAGSTAVESHLTIPAIEHEHMNHYNSYKTPFNHSTTVNTINSLHSSVHDPLLMRVNSKDNVQETQI